The following proteins come from a genomic window of Paenibacillus spongiae:
- a CDS encoding ABC transporter permease, which yields MNKTIRATWAQIKAEILRTIRNKRFVIFTIVMPAVFYFIFTSTVGDNTQVGGTDWKAYYLMSMTTYGVIGASVTSLAIRFARERSQGWNRLMRITPLPGWAQITAKVAGQGLLNLGVILFMFLMGALVKDVRLSALQWIESGLWIWLGAFAFMSLGTLLGTIRNVEVVQVVGNLVYMAMSIVGGLWMPTATMPDLMQKIAKLMPTYQLGQGAWSIVGGRTVEWLGVAILAAYVAVFMILSTYIMRKQEAV from the coding sequence ATGAATAAGACGATAAGAGCCACATGGGCTCAGATCAAGGCGGAAATTTTACGAACGATCCGGAACAAGCGGTTTGTTATCTTCACGATTGTCATGCCTGCAGTATTCTATTTCATTTTCACCAGCACGGTGGGGGATAACACGCAGGTTGGAGGGACGGACTGGAAAGCCTATTACTTAATGTCCATGACGACCTACGGCGTTATCGGGGCGAGCGTCACCTCACTCGCGATCCGTTTCGCGCGGGAACGCTCGCAGGGCTGGAACAGGCTGATGCGGATTACCCCGCTCCCCGGATGGGCGCAGATCACGGCCAAAGTAGCCGGGCAAGGGCTGTTGAATTTAGGCGTGATCCTGTTCATGTTCCTGATGGGCGCCTTGGTCAAGGACGTGCGGCTGTCTGCGCTGCAATGGATTGAGAGCGGCTTGTGGATATGGCTGGGCGCATTCGCGTTCATGTCGCTCGGCACGCTTCTTGGCACGATTCGCAATGTAGAAGTGGTTCAGGTTGTCGGCAATCTGGTCTATATGGCGATGTCCATCGTGGGGGGATTGTGGATGCCGACGGCTACAATGCCCGATCTGATGCAGAAGATAGCGAAGCTAATGCCGACTTACCAGCTTGGCCAGGGTGCATGGAGCATCGTTGGCGGAAGGACGGTCGAATGGTTAGGCGTGGCAATTTTGGCTGCTTATGTCGCCGTGTTTATGATACTATCTACGTATATTATGCGTAAGCAGGAAGCGGTGTAA
- a CDS encoding sensor histidine kinase, giving the protein MKNKQTRPREGPPFVFTFVWLFYLVFPLHTILQQPIGEMAVDFILILVFTASYIVSFRYYKGRFALIIVQLLIVAVFSLRYHVNFLYMAFYPSPVIGTLPSVKRMLLAMGGMLLLFGSVFLYYDIFNDSDQLLSLLPAMLVMLLMPVAMRFGWKSRELRGKLTLANEEIARLSKNEERQRISRDLHDTLGHTLSLITLKSELAERLIVKNPERAAKEVRDIQATSRAALNQVRELVSGMNAVTVRDEIDHAKQILAAAGIVLETKGDFGKPAVSSVIDNILGMCLREAVTNVVKHSRAETCTVELAEEPGRMLLSVSDNGIGNASAAGEDRTGCNGIKGMSDRLKLVEGELQFAQDGGRGGTRLTFIVPLVAKSIVKEGT; this is encoded by the coding sequence ATGAAGAATAAACAAACGCGGCCGCGGGAAGGGCCGCCTTTTGTCTTTACGTTCGTCTGGCTCTTTTATTTGGTTTTCCCTTTGCATACCATCCTTCAGCAGCCGATCGGCGAAATGGCGGTCGACTTTATTCTAATACTCGTCTTCACGGCCAGCTATATCGTCAGCTTCCGGTATTATAAGGGAAGATTTGCTCTTATTATCGTACAGCTTCTTATCGTGGCGGTTTTTAGTCTCCGCTATCATGTGAATTTTCTCTATATGGCCTTCTATCCGTCGCCTGTTATCGGAACATTGCCTTCGGTAAAACGTATGCTTCTTGCAATGGGCGGAATGCTGCTCTTATTCGGTTCGGTCTTCCTGTATTATGATATCTTCAACGATAGCGATCAACTGCTGTCACTGCTGCCGGCCATGCTCGTCATGCTTTTGATGCCTGTAGCGATGCGTTTCGGCTGGAAGTCGCGCGAGCTGCGCGGCAAGCTGACCTTGGCTAATGAAGAAATTGCACGGCTGTCGAAGAACGAGGAGAGGCAGCGTATTTCGAGAGATCTGCACGATACGCTCGGTCATACGCTGTCGCTCATCACGCTTAAGAGCGAGCTGGCGGAGAGATTGATCGTGAAGAATCCGGAGCGGGCAGCCAAGGAAGTGAGAGATATTCAAGCTACATCGCGAGCCGCGCTCAATCAGGTGCGGGAGCTCGTATCGGGCATGAATGCCGTCACAGTTCGCGATGAGATCGATCATGCGAAGCAGATTCTTGCCGCTGCGGGGATCGTGTTGGAGACGAAAGGGGATTTCGGCAAGCCGGCGGTTTCGTCGGTGATCGATAATATTCTGGGCATGTGCCTGCGCGAAGCCGTCACGAACGTGGTCAAGCACAGCCGGGCGGAAACATGCACGGTAGAGCTGGCCGAAGAGCCCGGACGGATGCTGCTGTCCGTATCCGATAACGGGATCGGAAACGCCTCGGCTGCCGGGGAGGACCGTACGGGCTGCAACGGGATTAAAGGGATGAGCGACAGACTCAAGCTCGTGGAGGGCGAGCTTCAATTCGCGCAGGACGGCGGCCGCGGCGGCACCCGGCTGACGTTCATCGTGCCGTTGGTGGCCAAATCGATCGTGAAGGAGGGAACGTGA
- a CDS encoding response regulator transcription factor: MRILLAEDQAMLRSAMSALLDMEDDIEVIGEAENGEQALAMTRDLQPDLCLLDIEMPHMSGLEVAEQLKNQGSPCKIVILTTFSRVGYFQRAMRAGVRGFLLKDSPIGELADALRTVQGGGRAVSPALALTFWEAENPLTEREREVLKLAAEGLPAGEIAQRLHLTAGTVRNYLSEAFQKLEAKNRIDAIAIAGKNGWLD, from the coding sequence ATGAGAATCTTACTGGCTGAAGATCAGGCGATGCTCAGAAGCGCGATGAGCGCCTTGCTCGATATGGAGGACGACATCGAGGTGATCGGGGAAGCGGAGAATGGGGAGCAGGCGCTTGCGATGACGCGGGACTTACAGCCCGATCTATGCCTGCTCGATATCGAGATGCCTCACATGAGCGGCTTGGAAGTAGCGGAACAATTGAAGAATCAAGGCTCGCCATGCAAAATCGTGATCCTGACGACATTCTCGCGCGTCGGATATTTCCAGCGCGCCATGAGAGCGGGTGTCCGCGGCTTCCTGCTCAAGGACTCGCCGATCGGGGAGCTTGCGGACGCGCTGCGCACCGTTCAGGGAGGCGGACGTGCGGTTAGCCCCGCGCTCGCCTTGACGTTCTGGGAAGCGGAGAACCCGCTGACGGAACGGGAGCGCGAAGTATTGAAGCTGGCGGCGGAAGGGCTTCCGGCGGGCGAAATCGCGCAGCGTCTGCATCTGACCGCGGGTACAGTGCGGAACTATCTGTCCGAAGCGTTCCAGAAGCTGGAGGCGAAGAACCGCATCGACGCGATCGCGATTGCCGGCAAAAACGGGTGGTTGGATTAA
- the corA gene encoding magnesium/cobalt transporter CorA — translation MIRTLVVTKDHQVMTDCPLETIDREQTLWFWADFCEPSDEESKLLETYFHFHPLAIEDCLMFLQRPKLDHYENVHFFVLHALHEHTLKSEEVDLFIGPGFVVTFHQKRLQELDEAWVKTTAMPRFEQYGYVKAAHNVIDKLVDYYFPALHAIEDQLLDYETGPGSHTASKMMSRVFEIRNKLLKLRKTIVPMRDLLYRIISSQRIDGLSHYHIFYADIHDHLLKLSEMLDSNRDMTSDMRDHYMSLSSNRMNTIMKTLTVITTIFMPLTFLAGIYGMNFTNMPELEWHYGYFGVLILMAVLGGGMFIWFKRKGWFE, via the coding sequence ATGATTCGTACGCTTGTTGTGACCAAAGATCATCAGGTGATGACCGATTGTCCGCTTGAGACAATCGATCGGGAGCAGACGCTGTGGTTCTGGGCCGATTTCTGCGAGCCTTCCGATGAAGAATCGAAGCTGCTGGAGACTTACTTTCATTTTCACCCGCTCGCTATCGAGGATTGCCTGATGTTTCTGCAGCGCCCTAAGCTGGATCATTACGAGAATGTGCACTTCTTCGTCCTACATGCGCTTCATGAGCATACGCTCAAATCCGAAGAAGTCGACCTGTTTATTGGGCCGGGGTTTGTGGTGACCTTCCATCAGAAGCGGCTGCAGGAGCTGGATGAAGCCTGGGTCAAAACGACGGCGATGCCGCGATTCGAACAATACGGTTATGTGAAGGCCGCGCATAATGTGATCGACAAGCTGGTTGATTATTATTTTCCGGCGCTGCATGCGATTGAAGATCAACTGCTCGATTATGAAACCGGTCCGGGGAGCCATACGGCGTCCAAAATGATGAGCCGCGTCTTCGAAATCCGTAACAAGCTTCTGAAGCTGCGGAAAACCATCGTGCCCATGCGGGATCTCTTATACCGGATCATAAGCTCCCAGCGTATTGACGGATTGAGCCATTACCATATTTTCTATGCCGATATTCATGACCATCTGCTCAAGCTGTCCGAGATGCTGGATTCCAACCGCGATATGACCTCGGATATGCGGGACCATTATATGTCGTTAAGCTCGAACCGGATGAATACGATTATGAAGACATTGACCGTCATTACGACGATCTTCATGCCGCTGACGTTCCTGGCCGGCATCTATGGGATGAACTTCACGAACATGCCGGAGCTGGAGTGGCATTACGGTTATTTCGGCGTATTGATCCTGATGGCCGTGCTCGGTGGCGGCATGTTTATCTGGTTCAAACGCAAAGGCTGGTTCGAGTGA
- the lepB gene encoding signal peptidase I — translation MKKAEPDWNRLLRKRPYGERMFTAQMWDQVEKRLQSPANSRRRSVRKGLYAGCAALIAGLVLLVGFLDVPALRPYGSGQLASLFEDRSPIVDKLTPEDLPLAGEPTFSQIIHVAANDGMARSSTMVMPTPIVIDPDYYDSREPARGDVVYFKTQPGGSNSVYEPYDLSRVIGMPGETVRLRDGQVYINGRKLEAFYGSAPRGREDLESWNTSMAEEVKLGEGQYFLLGDMWGHSYNDSQAAGGIDRSMILGKAVGYTKTAPEQDTDWVELYNKDDLRLLAAKPEGSLDTGLYQRIKVVWGDRSREFYWRSVTNETYAPEVYFADMDQDKAKDAVIVLTTAYGSGVHVTEPHIIRNNMTEIPVRNPIKETLGVAVSEVKVSNGQVDAMVTLDGQTITKQFKESDAGIWFDKLGLGSVISYRLDEENRLWADMAGFVSPGTVIAEISVRFDLRDREYVPVDYTMREVSE, via the coding sequence ATGAAGAAAGCTGAACCGGACTGGAACCGGCTGCTTCGGAAGCGGCCTTATGGCGAGCGGATGTTTACGGCGCAGATGTGGGATCAGGTGGAGAAGCGGCTTCAGTCGCCGGCTAACTCCCGCAGACGATCCGTACGGAAGGGGTTATACGCCGGATGTGCGGCACTTATTGCCGGCTTGGTTCTGCTTGTCGGCTTCTTGGATGTGCCTGCTCTGCGGCCCTATGGCAGCGGCCAATTGGCCAGCTTGTTCGAAGACCGGTCGCCGATCGTAGACAAGCTTACGCCGGAGGACCTCCCGCTTGCCGGGGAGCCTACGTTCTCGCAGATTATCCATGTGGCGGCTAATGATGGCATGGCTCGGTCATCTACAATGGTCATGCCGACGCCGATCGTGATCGATCCGGATTATTACGACTCCCGGGAGCCTGCGAGAGGCGATGTGGTTTATTTCAAGACTCAGCCTGGCGGCAGTAATTCCGTCTATGAACCCTACGATCTCTCACGGGTAATCGGGATGCCGGGCGAAACGGTTCGTCTTCGTGACGGGCAGGTGTACATTAACGGACGGAAGCTCGAAGCCTTCTATGGCTCGGCGCCTAGAGGCAGGGAGGACTTGGAGAGCTGGAATACGAGCATGGCAGAGGAGGTGAAGCTTGGGGAAGGGCAATATTTTCTGCTGGGCGACATGTGGGGGCACAGCTACAATGACAGCCAGGCGGCCGGCGGTATCGATCGATCGATGATTCTGGGCAAAGCAGTCGGCTATACGAAGACGGCTCCTGAGCAAGATACGGATTGGGTGGAGCTCTACAATAAAGACGATCTTCGTCTTCTTGCAGCTAAGCCGGAGGGAAGCCTAGACACAGGCCTGTATCAACGGATCAAGGTGGTATGGGGCGATCGAAGCCGCGAGTTCTATTGGCGCTCGGTAACGAATGAGACCTATGCGCCGGAGGTGTACTTCGCCGATATGGATCAAGACAAGGCCAAGGATGCGGTCATCGTGCTGACTACGGCATACGGAAGCGGCGTCCATGTGACGGAACCGCATATTATCCGGAACAATATGACGGAAATTCCTGTGCGCAATCCGATCAAAGAGACGCTCGGTGTTGCAGTGTCCGAGGTGAAGGTCAGCAATGGCCAGGTGGACGCCATGGTTACGCTGGATGGGCAGACGATCACCAAACAATTCAAGGAATCCGATGCGGGAATTTGGTTCGACAAGCTCGGCCTCGGTTCGGTGATTTCGTATCGATTGGATGAAGAGAACCGATTATGGGCGGATATGGCAGGCTTCGTGTCGCCGGGTACCGTAATTGCGGAGATATCCGTCCGGTTTGACCTGCGGGACCGGGAATACGTGCCTGTGGATTATACGATGCGGGAAGTTAGCGAGTGA
- a CDS encoding S-layer homology domain-containing protein — protein MRGMKGSLCLTISIAIIVIFAFPGSTYAANEPPSYWAVKDIQEAKESRIAPGWVEGHYRGAITRAQFSEMIVLLYEAVTGRELPDPGSNPFRDTRNYYVGQAYELGVIKGTSRNTFSPSAPISREQLAVMVYNMLIKAGFRDKLQTSGIPTFADSKKIAAWSEDAVGILAASGLMQGSEYKNNVWFMPKQTTSIEQAIVLVNRINKQYGTFFVKNEYDLLEAVETGVSFVILDEQTKQIYAKAQSVLTDIIKPGMSDYEKELAIHDYLVLHVAYDYDNYSMGKVPDASYSAYGTLIDGIAVCQGYANTAKLLLNMAGIEAHIVTGKVKGELHTWNKVRIGGEYYNLDVTWDDPVPDVPGQVSYGYFNVTDKQLRIDHSWQDELPLATADKYNYYVFNGLTVGSLAEFEDRIAKAIEMRADSVTVKRMYTDGDGVEGLSAIVFRYPLVNCYSYSLGSDGVITITFQYL, from the coding sequence ATGAGAGGAATGAAAGGGAGTCTTTGCTTAACCATCAGCATAGCTATTATTGTTATCTTTGCCTTCCCTGGCAGTACGTACGCAGCAAACGAGCCTCCTAGCTATTGGGCCGTTAAAGATATTCAAGAGGCGAAAGAAAGCCGTATCGCTCCGGGCTGGGTCGAGGGCCATTACCGAGGGGCCATTACGAGAGCGCAATTCTCCGAGATGATCGTCCTGCTCTATGAAGCCGTGACGGGCCGGGAGCTGCCGGATCCCGGCAGTAACCCGTTTCGCGATACCCGGAACTACTATGTAGGTCAGGCCTATGAGCTCGGGGTGATCAAAGGAACGAGCCGGAACACCTTTTCTCCCAGCGCTCCGATATCGCGGGAACAGCTGGCGGTCATGGTCTATAATATGCTAATTAAAGCCGGATTCCGGGATAAGCTGCAGACCAGCGGCATTCCGACGTTCGCCGACAGCAAGAAGATCGCCGCATGGTCCGAGGATGCGGTCGGGATTCTCGCCGCAAGCGGTCTCATGCAGGGCAGCGAATATAAGAACAACGTCTGGTTCATGCCGAAGCAGACGACATCCATCGAGCAGGCCATTGTTCTGGTCAACCGGATCAATAAGCAGTATGGGACGTTCTTCGTCAAGAATGAGTATGATTTGCTGGAAGCCGTCGAGACGGGCGTGTCATTCGTCATTCTTGACGAGCAGACGAAGCAGATCTATGCCAAGGCGCAGTCGGTACTGACGGATATTATTAAGCCCGGCATGAGCGATTATGAGAAAGAGCTGGCCATTCACGACTATCTGGTGCTCCATGTCGCTTACGATTACGATAACTACAGTATGGGGAAAGTACCGGATGCATCTTACAGCGCTTATGGTACGCTTATAGACGGCATCGCCGTCTGCCAAGGCTATGCGAACACCGCCAAGCTGCTGCTGAATATGGCTGGCATTGAAGCTCATATCGTAACGGGAAAAGTGAAGGGCGAGCTGCACACCTGGAATAAAGTCCGTATCGGCGGGGAGTATTATAATCTCGACGTTACATGGGATGATCCGGTGCCCGACGTGCCGGGGCAGGTCTCTTACGGCTATTTCAACGTAACGGACAAGCAGCTTCGCATCGATCACAGCTGGCAGGACGAGCTGCCCTTAGCGACAGCGGACAAGTATAATTATTATGTGTTCAATGGATTGACCGTAGGGAGCTTGGCCGAGTTTGAAGACCGTATCGCCAAAGCGATCGAGATGCGAGCGGATTCCGTTACGGTAAAGCGGATGTATACGGACGGAGATGGCGTTGAAGGCCTTAGCGCAATCGTCTTTCGTTACCCGTTGGTGAACTGCTATTCGTATTCGCTGGGCAGTGACGGCGTCATTACAATCACATTTCAATATTTATAA
- a CDS encoding ArsR/SmtB family transcription factor, whose product MMIKANTERQWLPLYEALASEVRLHILELLAAQPMNVKDLASALGLSSAIVTMHTKKLETGGLIRTELIRRNGGTHKICSLAVSRVELTIPVEADKPREFHEVSIPVGHYTRFDIHPTCGLATTERIIGQFDDPRYFFEPERMHARILWFGSGFVEYRIPNYVLPGQILEEIEISLEAGSEAPGTSETWPSDIHFYLNDTLLGVWTSPGDPGDGRGLLTPSWWTVNQYGWLKMLRVTDSGTFIDGQRLSDVRLADIAVTRNDWTLRIGVPKDAEHVGGVTLYGEGFGNYNQDIVFRTYRRSNDRDQPGKRMGGGKA is encoded by the coding sequence ATGATGATCAAAGCGAATACGGAACGCCAATGGCTTCCCTTATACGAGGCGCTGGCCAGCGAGGTGCGGCTGCATATTCTGGAGCTGCTGGCCGCGCAGCCGATGAATGTGAAGGATCTGGCGTCCGCGCTCGGGCTGAGCAGTGCGATTGTGACGATGCATACGAAGAAGCTGGAGACAGGCGGCCTCATCCGGACGGAGCTGATCCGCCGTAACGGCGGCACGCACAAAATATGCTCGCTTGCCGTAAGCCGCGTCGAGCTCACGATTCCGGTGGAAGCCGATAAGCCCCGCGAATTTCATGAGGTATCGATTCCGGTGGGTCACTACACCCGGTTTGACATTCACCCCACATGCGGTCTGGCAACAACGGAGCGTATCATTGGACAATTCGACGATCCGCGTTACTTCTTCGAGCCGGAGCGGATGCATGCCCGGATCTTGTGGTTCGGCAGCGGATTCGTGGAATACCGGATTCCGAACTACGTCCTGCCAGGCCAAATCTTGGAGGAAATCGAAATCTCGCTCGAGGCGGGCTCAGAGGCGCCGGGAACCTCCGAGACTTGGCCGTCCGATATTCATTTTTACTTGAACGATACGCTGCTTGGCGTATGGACGAGCCCGGGCGATCCCGGAGACGGGCGGGGCCTGCTGACACCCTCCTGGTGGACCGTTAATCAATACGGATGGCTCAAAATGCTGCGCGTAACCGATTCAGGCACGTTCATTGACGGCCAGCGGCTGTCGGATGTGCGGCTTGCCGATATTGCCGTAACGCGCAACGACTGGACATTAAGGATCGGAGTCCCGAAGGATGCGGAACATGTCGGCGGCGTCACGTTATACGGGGAAGGGTTCGGCAATTATAATCAGGACATCGTCTTCCGTACATACCGGCGGTCCAATGATCGTGATCAACCGGGGAAGCGGATGGGAGGGGGCAAGGCTTAA
- a CDS encoding alpha/beta-type small acid-soluble spore protein, with product MARRGRRRLVVPGAEQGMSAFKAEVMRREGFTVDPSRPDDVKYEVARSLGVPLKPGGDNGELTTESVGHVGGRIGGTMVREMIRLAQEELVKQPRA from the coding sequence ATGGCAAGAAGAGGACGGAGAAGGCTGGTCGTTCCGGGCGCGGAACAGGGAATGAGCGCATTCAAGGCGGAAGTGATGCGCCGGGAAGGGTTTACGGTCGATCCAAGTCGGCCGGACGACGTGAAATATGAGGTCGCCCGCTCGTTGGGCGTGCCGCTTAAACCAGGCGGCGATAACGGAGAGCTGACGACGGAATCCGTCGGGCATGTCGGGGGGCGCATCGGCGGAACGATGGTCCGCGAGATGATCCGTCTGGCTCAGGAAGAACTGGTGAAGCAGCCTCGCGCTTAG
- a CDS encoding RNA polymerase sigma factor translates to MPDDGLIHLTALSPPDFRRVMEEYAEDVWHYAYFLTKKKEAADDLAQETFVKAFRRLDSFRGEASVRTWLMTIVRNTWYTHRRTAFVRKVVLVGFNSTKQAMPSAEADYMKRMQADHVWQIVLALPVKYREVLILQAHYELTMEEMANLLHLSVTAVKSRLRRARRMAAAALKEGETSDEES, encoded by the coding sequence TTGCCGGATGATGGCTTGATTCATTTGACCGCCTTAAGTCCGCCGGATTTCCGCAGAGTGATGGAAGAGTACGCGGAGGATGTGTGGCATTATGCTTATTTTTTGACGAAGAAGAAGGAAGCTGCCGATGACCTGGCCCAGGAAACATTCGTGAAGGCGTTCAGGCGGCTGGACTCGTTCCGAGGGGAAGCCTCCGTGCGGACATGGCTGATGACAATTGTGCGAAATACGTGGTACACCCACCGGCGGACAGCATTTGTGCGGAAAGTTGTTTTGGTCGGTTTTAATAGTACGAAGCAAGCCATGCCGTCGGCAGAGGCGGATTATATGAAGAGAATGCAGGCGGATCACGTATGGCAAATCGTTCTGGCGCTGCCGGTCAAATATAGAGAGGTGCTTATTCTGCAGGCCCATTACGAGCTGACGATGGAAGAGATGGCTAACCTGCTCCATCTGTCGGTGACGGCGGTGAAGTCGCGTCTGCGCCGGGCAAGAAGGATGGCGGCCGCCGCGCTGAAGGAAGGGGAGACAAGCGATGAAGAAAGCTGA
- the arfA gene encoding arabinosylfuranosidase ArfA — MSNQAAMIVDKDFRIGEVDKRIYGSFIEHLGRAVYGGIYEKEHPEADEQGFRTDVLQLVKEIDVPIVRYPGGNFVSGYNWEDGVGPVERRPRRQELAWRTIEPNWVGLNEFVDWCRKAGSEAMMAVNLGTRGPEEARNLVEYANFRSGTQWSDLRIQHGYRQPHGIRTWCLGNEMDGPWQIGAKTAVEYGRIAAEAAKVMKWTDPSIELVACGSSGIGMPTFPEWEATVLDLTYDHVDYISLHTYYGNRNNDSGNFLAQSMGMDKFIHTVIATADYVQAKKRSKKKINLSFDEWNVWYHSNEADGKIKPWQIAPPQLEDVYTHEDALVVGCMLISLLKRADRVRMACMAQLVNVIAPIMTVNGGAAWRQTIFYPYMHASAYGRGTALVPLIQSPKYDSKDYTDVPYLEAVAVHNEEQGEVTIFAVNRDLNGALPLSIDLRSFGPCRILEHIVLEHSDLKAANTADAPDRVKPHNGGNATVTDGSRIEAALAQASWNVIRVKLG, encoded by the coding sequence ATGTCAAATCAGGCAGCCATGATCGTGGATAAGGATTTTCGGATCGGGGAAGTCGATAAACGCATATACGGCTCGTTCATTGAGCATCTTGGACGGGCGGTTTACGGCGGTATCTATGAGAAGGAGCATCCTGAAGCGGATGAGCAGGGGTTCCGCACCGATGTGCTCCAATTGGTCAAAGAGATTGACGTGCCGATTGTCCGCTATCCCGGCGGAAACTTCGTCTCCGGTTACAACTGGGAGGACGGTGTCGGACCGGTTGAACGGCGCCCGCGCCGGCAGGAGCTTGCATGGCGCACCATCGAGCCGAACTGGGTCGGCTTGAACGAGTTTGTCGACTGGTGCCGCAAGGCAGGCTCCGAAGCGATGATGGCCGTCAATCTCGGCACCCGGGGACCGGAGGAAGCGCGAAACTTGGTTGAATATGCGAATTTCCGCTCCGGGACGCAGTGGAGCGACCTGCGTATTCAGCATGGGTACCGACAGCCGCACGGCATCCGGACCTGGTGCCTTGGCAACGAAATGGACGGCCCTTGGCAGATCGGCGCCAAAACCGCGGTTGAATACGGGCGCATCGCGGCGGAAGCTGCCAAAGTGATGAAGTGGACCGACCCTTCCATCGAGCTGGTCGCCTGCGGCAGCTCCGGTATCGGCATGCCGACCTTCCCGGAATGGGAAGCCACCGTGCTCGATTTGACCTATGATCATGTCGATTATATCTCCCTCCACACTTATTACGGGAACCGCAATAATGACTCCGGAAACTTCCTCGCCCAATCGATGGGGATGGACAAATTCATTCACACGGTCATCGCGACGGCCGATTATGTGCAAGCGAAGAAACGGAGCAAGAAGAAGATCAACCTGTCTTTCGACGAATGGAACGTCTGGTACCACTCTAACGAGGCGGACGGCAAAATCAAACCGTGGCAGATCGCCCCGCCGCAGCTGGAGGACGTCTATACGCATGAAGACGCGCTCGTCGTAGGCTGTATGCTGATCAGCTTGCTGAAGCGGGCCGATCGGGTACGAATGGCTTGCATGGCCCAGCTCGTCAACGTCATTGCGCCCATTATGACCGTTAACGGAGGCGCGGCTTGGAGACAGACCATCTTCTACCCGTACATGCATGCGAGCGCGTACGGCCGCGGGACAGCGCTCGTACCGCTCATTCAATCGCCGAAATACGATTCGAAGGATTATACCGATGTGCCTTATTTGGAGGCGGTCGCCGTACACAACGAAGAACAAGGCGAAGTTACGATATTCGCCGTCAATCGCGATTTGAACGGAGCACTGCCGCTCAGTATCGATCTGCGCAGCTTCGGCCCCTGCCGCATTCTGGAGCATATCGTGCTCGAGCATTCCGATCTGAAGGCGGCCAATACCGCTGACGCGCCGGACCGGGTCAAGCCGCATAACGGAGGTAACGCGACGGTAACGGACGGCAGCCGTATTGAAGCGGCGCTCGCGCAAGCCTCGTGGAACGTCATCCGCGTCAAGCTGGGATAA